Proteins encoded in a region of the Microbacterium neungamense genome:
- a CDS encoding YdeI/OmpD-associated family protein: MGALDDGERVVAPDAATWRSWLEANHAVSKGAWLVRPRAGNDDLHVDYEDAILQALCFGWIDGPVRTFDERTAGLWFAPRRPTSGWAATNKARVARLEAEGLLAPAGIRAIEVAKANGSWTVLDGPEAGIEPDDFTAALDAVPAARAHWDAFPKSVKKLGLTHIATAKRPETRAARIAKIVADAAEGRRP; the protein is encoded by the coding sequence ATGGGCGCCCTCGACGACGGCGAGCGCGTGGTGGCACCGGATGCCGCGACCTGGCGGTCCTGGCTCGAGGCGAACCACGCCGTGTCGAAGGGCGCCTGGCTGGTGCGGCCGCGGGCCGGGAACGACGATCTGCACGTCGACTACGAGGACGCCATCCTGCAGGCGCTCTGCTTCGGCTGGATCGACGGCCCGGTGCGCACCTTCGACGAGCGCACCGCCGGGCTGTGGTTCGCCCCGCGCCGGCCGACCAGCGGCTGGGCGGCGACGAACAAGGCCCGGGTGGCGCGGCTCGAAGCGGAGGGGCTGCTCGCGCCCGCCGGCATCCGCGCGATCGAGGTCGCGAAGGCGAACGGGTCGTGGACCGTGCTCGACGGGCCCGAGGCCGGGATCGAGCCGGACGACTTCACCGCGGCGCTGGACGCCGTGCCCGCCGCCCGTGCGCACTGGGACGCGTTCCCGAAGTCGGTGAAGAAGCTCGGGCTCACGCACATCGCCACGGCGAAGCGCCCCGAGACCCGCGCCGCGCGGATCGCGAAGATCGTGGCGGATGCCGCAGAGGGGAGACGGCCGTGA
- a CDS encoding NADPH-dependent FMN reductase, translating into MTRTIGYIVGSLSSTSINRRLATALAKLAPEGVELVEIPIKDLPFYSQDAEADFPQAARDFKQAIADADGVIILTPEYSRSIPGVLKNALDWAARPYGQGSFDGKPTAVIGASGGGIATAAAQQHLRAILGHFNAVTMGQPEGFVQVTPGLITDEGDVTVESTAEFLRGYIAAFDTLITRVEAARRHAA; encoded by the coding sequence ATGACCCGCACCATCGGATACATCGTCGGCAGCCTGTCGAGCACCTCCATCAACCGCCGCCTCGCGACCGCGCTCGCGAAGCTCGCCCCGGAGGGCGTCGAGCTCGTCGAGATCCCGATCAAGGACCTCCCCTTCTACTCGCAGGACGCCGAGGCCGACTTCCCGCAGGCCGCCCGCGACTTCAAGCAGGCCATCGCCGACGCGGACGGCGTCATCATCCTCACCCCGGAGTACAGCCGCTCCATCCCCGGCGTGCTGAAGAACGCCCTCGACTGGGCCGCGCGTCCCTACGGGCAGGGCTCGTTCGACGGCAAGCCGACCGCCGTCATCGGCGCCTCCGGCGGCGGCATCGCCACCGCGGCCGCGCAGCAGCACCTGCGTGCGATCCTCGGCCACTTCAACGCCGTCACCATGGGCCAGCCCGAGGGCTTCGTCCAGGTCACCCCGGGCCTGATCACCGACGAGGGTGACGTCACCGTGGAGAGCACCGCCGAGTTCCTGCGCGGCTACATCGCCGCCTTCGACACGCTGATCACCCGCGTGGAGGCCGCACGCCGTCACGCCGCCTGA
- a CDS encoding sensor histidine kinase, with translation MPSSVPFTRTPTPRELRGDLVLAAAMLVGGMLSAALSSIAGVYGEEQAPLWTALLLVPAVSAPLALRRRRPAVVAVVVAVAFFVGVTFKVPELYVMNIAMFVALYTVGAWMNNRRTALIVRVAIIAGMFAWLIVVMYRDAIDQAKEADVAAGLFSPYVAFMMIQLLLNVLYFGGAYYFGERSWQAAAQRAALEERTAELEREREVTAAQAVALDRIRIARELHDVVAHHVSVMGVQAGAARMVIDDSPAEAARILTAIEAGARDAIREFHGLLETLRAPGEDAEAAAPAAGVDDIETLAAASTDAGLPTAFHVIGTPVPVPPVVAVNLYRIAQEALTNARRHAGPGATADVRLRYAADAVELEVANTGRPVAGIRPGLGQLGMRERAHASGGTIEFAPRAEGGFRVRVAVPLTDAGGGPE, from the coding sequence ATGCCGTCCTCCGTCCCGTTCACGCGCACGCCCACGCCGCGCGAACTCCGCGGGGATCTCGTGCTCGCGGCGGCGATGCTCGTCGGCGGCATGCTGTCCGCCGCGCTGTCGTCGATCGCGGGCGTCTACGGCGAGGAGCAGGCGCCGCTGTGGACCGCCCTGCTCCTGGTGCCGGCCGTGAGTGCGCCGCTCGCGCTGCGGCGCCGCAGGCCGGCCGTGGTGGCCGTCGTCGTCGCCGTCGCGTTCTTCGTAGGCGTCACCTTCAAGGTGCCCGAGCTGTACGTCATGAACATCGCGATGTTCGTCGCGCTCTACACGGTGGGCGCCTGGATGAACAACCGGCGAACCGCCCTCATCGTGCGGGTCGCGATCATCGCCGGCATGTTCGCCTGGCTGATCGTGGTGATGTACCGCGACGCCATCGACCAGGCGAAGGAGGCGGACGTCGCCGCCGGGCTGTTCTCCCCCTACGTGGCGTTCATGATGATCCAGCTGCTGCTGAACGTGCTGTACTTCGGCGGGGCCTACTACTTCGGCGAGCGCTCCTGGCAGGCCGCCGCGCAGCGCGCGGCTCTCGAGGAGCGCACCGCCGAGCTCGAGCGCGAGCGCGAGGTCACCGCGGCGCAGGCCGTCGCCCTCGACCGCATCCGCATCGCCCGCGAGCTGCACGACGTGGTCGCTCACCACGTCTCGGTGATGGGGGTGCAGGCGGGCGCCGCCCGCATGGTCATCGACGACTCCCCCGCCGAGGCCGCCCGCATCCTCACCGCGATCGAGGCGGGCGCCCGCGACGCGATCCGCGAGTTCCACGGGCTGCTGGAGACCCTGCGGGCGCCGGGAGAGGACGCCGAGGCGGCCGCGCCCGCCGCCGGCGTCGACGACATCGAGACGCTCGCCGCCGCGTCGACGGATGCCGGCCTGCCCACCGCGTTCCACGTCATCGGCACGCCCGTGCCCGTGCCGCCGGTAGTGGCCGTGAACCTCTACCGGATCGCGCAGGAAGCGCTCACCAACGCCCGCCGTCACGCCGGCCCCGGCGCCACCGCGGATGTGCGCCTGCGCTACGCCGCCGACGCCGTGGAGCTGGAGGTGGCCAACACCGGCCGGCCCGTCGCGGGCATCCGTCCCGGTCTCGGCCAGCTCGGCATGCGCGAGCGCGCGCACGCCTCGGGCGGCACCATCGAGTTCGCGCCGCGCGCCGAGGGCGGCTTCCGGGTGCGCGTCGCGGTGCCGCTCACGGACGCCGGAGGAGGACCCGAATGA
- a CDS encoding YbhB/YbcL family Raf kinase inhibitor-like protein, giving the protein MFSYDPYAALAELRPVPSLELTSPDFDADGPLPLFAWASARGGEDRHPALEWSEPPSGTRSIAVSCFDPDAPTGSGYWHWAAYNLPADLRSLPAGDGTAKSLPSGASVLPNEKRLERFIGAAPPEGTGVHRYFFVVDALDVDRLDLEAGATPAVLGFNRHFHTLARGVLVGTADPGER; this is encoded by the coding sequence ATGTTCTCGTACGACCCGTATGCCGCCCTTGCCGAGCTCCGTCCGGTTCCCTCGCTGGAGCTGACCAGTCCCGACTTCGACGCGGACGGCCCGCTGCCGCTGTTCGCGTGGGCGTCTGCGCGCGGGGGTGAGGACCGGCATCCGGCGCTGGAGTGGTCGGAGCCGCCGTCCGGCACCAGGAGCATCGCCGTCTCGTGCTTCGACCCGGATGCCCCGACCGGCTCGGGCTACTGGCACTGGGCCGCGTACAACCTGCCCGCCGATCTGCGCTCGCTTCCGGCCGGGGACGGCACGGCGAAGAGCCTGCCCTCCGGGGCATCCGTGCTGCCGAACGAGAAGCGGCTGGAGCGGTTCATCGGCGCCGCACCGCCGGAGGGCACCGGTGTGCACCGCTACTTCTTCGTGGTGGACGCGCTCGATGTGGACCGGCTCGACCTCGAGGCCGGGGCGACCCCTGCGGTGCTCGGCTTCAACCGGCACTTCCACACCCTCGCCCGCGGGGTGCTCGTCGGGACGGCCGACCCCGGCGAACGGTGA
- a CDS encoding metal-dependent transcriptional regulator, producing MASPAADDYLKTVYSHTEWQDAPITPSQLAAQLGIAPSSVTEMVKKLAAAGLVSHVPYGAVRLTDAGERRALQMLRRHRLIETWLVREFGYAWDEVHDEAEVLEHTISDRLLEGIDERLGRPHFDPHGDAIPDASGRVQREPFVLLRDAGPGHTGRVLRVSDRDPELLRALENAGVGVGRAIVVADAGILLDGRPVELPAGAAEVVWLSA from the coding sequence GTGGCATCCCCCGCGGCCGACGACTACCTGAAGACGGTGTACTCGCACACCGAATGGCAGGACGCGCCGATCACCCCCTCACAGCTCGCGGCGCAGCTGGGCATCGCCCCGTCCAGCGTCACCGAGATGGTGAAGAAGCTCGCCGCGGCGGGTCTCGTCTCGCATGTGCCGTACGGCGCGGTGCGGTTGACGGATGCCGGCGAGCGCCGAGCCCTGCAAATGCTGCGCCGGCACCGCCTGATCGAGACGTGGCTGGTGCGCGAGTTCGGCTACGCCTGGGACGAGGTGCACGACGAGGCCGAGGTGCTCGAGCACACCATCAGCGACCGGCTGCTCGAGGGCATCGACGAGCGGCTGGGCCGGCCCCATTTCGACCCGCACGGCGACGCGATCCCCGACGCCTCGGGCCGGGTGCAGCGCGAGCCGTTCGTGCTGCTCCGCGACGCCGGTCCCGGCCACACCGGCCGGGTGCTGCGGGTGAGCGACCGCGACCCCGAGCTGCTGCGCGCCCTGGAGAACGCCGGGGTCGGCGTCGGCCGCGCGATCGTGGTGGCGGATGCCGGGATCCTGCTCGACGGCAGGCCGGTCGAGCTGCCGGCCGGTGCTGCCGAGGTGGTGTGGCTGAGCGCCTGA
- the pyrE gene encoding orotate phosphoribosyltransferase has translation MTDLASDRQALLDLITGEAVFHGDFTLSSGKKASYYVDMRKLTLDHRAAPAIGRVMLDLIKDLDVSAVGGLTLGADPIANAVMHASVDAAARGEGRPLDAFVVRKEPKDHGRGRQVEGADVAGKRVVVLEDTSTTGQSALKAVEALRREGAEVVAVAVIVDRKTGAQAAVEAEGLQWLAAFDLDDLGLDPQ, from the coding sequence GTGACCGACCTCGCCTCAGACCGCCAGGCCCTGCTCGACCTCATCACGGGGGAGGCGGTGTTCCACGGCGACTTCACGCTCTCCAGCGGCAAGAAGGCCAGCTACTACGTCGACATGCGCAAGCTGACCCTCGACCACCGGGCCGCGCCCGCGATCGGCCGGGTGATGCTCGACCTCATCAAGGACCTCGACGTCTCCGCCGTCGGCGGGCTCACCCTGGGCGCCGACCCGATCGCGAACGCCGTCATGCACGCATCCGTCGACGCCGCCGCCCGTGGCGAGGGCCGCCCGCTCGACGCCTTCGTCGTGCGCAAGGAGCCCAAGGACCACGGCCGCGGCCGCCAGGTCGAGGGCGCGGACGTCGCCGGCAAGCGCGTTGTGGTCCTCGAGGACACCTCGACCACCGGCCAGTCCGCGCTGAAGGCGGTCGAGGCGCTCCGTCGCGAGGGCGCCGAGGTCGTCGCCGTCGCCGTCATCGTCGACCGCAAGACCGGCGCCCAGGCGGCGGTCGAGGCGGAGGGCCTGCAGTGGCTCGCCGCCTTCGACCTCGACGACCTCGGCCTCGACCCGCAGTGA
- a CDS encoding HAD-IIA family hydrolase — protein sequence MRERSDIECWLTDMDGVLVHENDAIPGASDLLDGWEAAGIPYLVLTNNSIFTARDLSARLRASGLHVPEERIWTSALATADFLAQQLPGGSAFVIGEAGILTALHEAGFIMTETRPDFVVVGETRNYSFEAITKAIRLINDGARFIVTNPDATGPSAEGPLPATGAIAALITKATGKEPYVVGKPNPMMFRSALNKIGAHSKKTGMIGDRMDTDIVAGIEAGLHTVLVMTGISDRAEIEKYPFRPDEIVQSVADLLPRTTEG from the coding sequence ATGCGTGAACGTTCCGACATCGAATGCTGGCTCACCGACATGGACGGGGTGCTCGTGCATGAGAACGACGCCATCCCCGGGGCATCCGATCTGCTCGACGGCTGGGAGGCCGCCGGTATCCCGTATCTGGTGCTGACGAACAACTCGATCTTCACCGCCCGCGACCTCTCCGCGCGGCTGCGCGCGAGCGGGCTGCACGTGCCCGAGGAGCGGATCTGGACCTCGGCGCTCGCGACCGCGGACTTCCTCGCCCAGCAGCTGCCCGGCGGCTCGGCCTTCGTGATCGGCGAGGCCGGCATCCTCACCGCCCTGCACGAGGCCGGGTTCATCATGACCGAGACCCGGCCCGACTTCGTGGTGGTCGGCGAGACCCGCAACTACTCGTTCGAGGCGATCACGAAGGCCATCCGGCTCATCAACGACGGCGCCCGCTTCATCGTCACGAACCCCGACGCGACCGGTCCGAGCGCGGAGGGGCCGCTGCCGGCGACCGGGGCGATCGCGGCGCTGATCACGAAGGCGACCGGCAAGGAGCCGTACGTGGTCGGCAAGCCGAACCCGATGATGTTCCGCTCCGCGCTGAACAAGATCGGCGCGCACTCGAAGAAGACCGGCATGATCGGCGACCGCATGGACACCGACATCGTCGCGGGCATCGAGGCGGGCCTGCACACGGTGCTGGTGATGACCGGGATCAGCGACCGGGCCGAGATCGAGAAGTACCCGTTCCGTCCCGACGAGATCGTGCAGTCGGTCGCCGACCTGCTGCCGCGTACGACGGAGGGCTGA
- a CDS encoding ABC transporter ATP-binding protein: protein MQSTNWPPTLQLQGVTKSYGSRRVLHDVSFPVAAGRLTGFVGGNGAGKTTTMRIILGVLAADGGAVTLGGMPVTTADRRRFGYMPEERGLYPKMKVLEQVVYLARLHGFGRAEATQRAERLLTDLGLGERLEDRIESLSLGNQQRAQIAAALVHDPEVLILDEPFSGLDPLAVDVVAGVLQARAADGAAILFSSHQLDVVERLCDDLVIIAGGAIRAAGSRDALRAQHSTRRFALATTTDAGWLRSAPGIEVVDFEGGDAVFDAEDDEAAQRVLRTALERGDVLSFAPQHPSLAQIFKEVIR from the coding sequence ATGCAATCGACGAACTGGCCACCGACGCTGCAGCTGCAGGGCGTGACGAAGAGCTACGGCTCGCGCCGTGTGCTCCACGATGTCTCGTTCCCGGTCGCCGCGGGCCGGCTCACCGGCTTCGTCGGCGGCAACGGCGCCGGCAAGACCACCACCATGCGGATCATCCTCGGCGTGCTCGCCGCGGATGGCGGCGCGGTCACCCTCGGCGGCATGCCGGTGACCACGGCCGACCGCCGCCGCTTCGGGTACATGCCCGAGGAGCGCGGCCTGTACCCGAAGATGAAGGTGCTCGAGCAGGTGGTCTACCTGGCCCGGCTACACGGCTTCGGCAGGGCCGAGGCGACACAGCGCGCCGAGCGGCTGCTCACCGACCTCGGGCTCGGCGAACGGCTGGAGGACCGCATCGAGTCGCTGTCCCTGGGCAACCAGCAGCGCGCGCAGATCGCGGCCGCGCTCGTGCACGATCCCGAGGTTCTCATCCTCGACGAGCCGTTCTCGGGCCTCGACCCGCTCGCCGTGGACGTGGTGGCGGGCGTGCTGCAGGCTCGCGCCGCCGACGGTGCCGCCATCCTGTTCTCCTCGCACCAGCTCGACGTCGTGGAGCGGCTGTGCGACGACCTCGTCATCATCGCCGGCGGCGCGATCCGGGCGGCGGGCTCCCGCGACGCGCTGCGCGCCCAGCACTCCACGCGCCGCTTCGCACTGGCGACGACGACGGATGCCGGGTGGCTGCGCTCCGCGCCGGGGATCGAGGTCGTGGATTTCGAGGGCGGCGACGCCGTGTTCGACGCCGAGGACGACGAGGCGGCGCAGCGCGTGCTGCGCACCGCTCTGGAGCGCGGCGACGTGCTGTCGTTCGCGCCGCAGCATCCGTCCCTCGCGCAGATCTTCAAGGAGGTCATCCGATGA
- a CDS encoding exodeoxyribonuclease III, with protein MRLATWNINSIRTRVSRAVDFAVREDIDVLALQEIKCRPEQFPYAPFEEAGYHVEAHGFNQWNGVAIASRLPITDVRTSFEGQPGFAKGHEGPDAPIEARALGVMVDGVRVWSLYVPNGRSLGDPHYHYKLHWLEALRTATASELSANPDLPLALVGDFNIIPFDKDNGDPAIVPGFSTHVSQPERDAFFALESAGVTDVVRPLIPEGYTYWDYQRLKFPRNEGIRIDFILGSRTFADAVTGATIHRNERKGEQPSDHVPVVVDLDFGGAAEDDDLPMIFA; from the coding sequence ATGCGTCTGGCCACCTGGAACATCAACTCGATCCGCACGCGCGTGTCCCGCGCGGTCGACTTCGCCGTCCGCGAAGACATCGACGTGCTCGCGCTGCAGGAGATCAAGTGCCGGCCGGAGCAGTTCCCGTACGCGCCGTTCGAGGAGGCCGGGTACCACGTCGAGGCGCACGGGTTCAACCAGTGGAACGGCGTCGCGATCGCGAGCCGCCTGCCGATCACGGACGTGCGCACTTCGTTCGAGGGCCAGCCCGGCTTCGCGAAGGGGCATGAGGGTCCGGATGCCCCGATCGAGGCACGCGCACTGGGTGTGATGGTCGACGGCGTGCGGGTGTGGAGCCTGTACGTGCCCAACGGCCGGTCGCTCGGCGACCCGCACTACCACTACAAGCTGCACTGGCTCGAGGCGCTGCGCACCGCGACGGCCTCCGAGCTGTCCGCGAACCCCGACCTCCCGCTCGCCCTGGTCGGCGATTTCAACATCATCCCGTTCGACAAGGACAACGGCGATCCCGCGATCGTGCCCGGCTTCTCGACCCACGTCTCGCAGCCCGAGCGCGACGCCTTCTTCGCCCTGGAGTCGGCGGGCGTGACGGATGTCGTGCGCCCGCTCATCCCCGAGGGCTACACCTATTGGGACTACCAGCGGCTGAAGTTCCCGCGCAACGAGGGCATCCGCATCGACTTCATCCTCGGCTCGCGCACGTTCGCCGATGCCGTCACCGGCGCCACCATTCACCGCAACGAGCGCAAGGGCGAGCAGCCCAGCGACCACGTGCCGGTCGTGGTCGACCTCGACTTCGGCGGCGCGGCGGAAGACGACGACCTCCCGATGATCTTCGCGTGA
- a CDS encoding HAD family hydrolase, whose product MTAPGIGLIATDLDGTLLGSDGQVSPRTRAALDAARDAGIVTVPVTARQPIGLRPIAEQAGFDEWAWPTTSATRRRWAACHWRTCWPHRA is encoded by the coding sequence GTGACGGCACCCGGCATCGGCCTCATCGCCACCGATCTCGACGGCACGCTCCTGGGCTCGGACGGGCAGGTGTCGCCGCGCACCCGGGCCGCGCTCGATGCGGCGCGGGATGCCGGCATCGTCACCGTGCCGGTCACCGCTCGTCAGCCGATCGGTCTGCGGCCGATCGCCGAGCAGGCGGGGTTCGACGAGTGGGCCTGGCCGACCACAAGCGCGACCCGGCGACGATGGGCGGCGTGCCACTGGCGGACGTGCTGGCCGCACCGAGCCTGA
- a CDS encoding metal ABC transporter permease produces the protein MSAIDLLLEPLQYEFMVRALVTTVIAAVVCAVLSCWLVLIGWSLMGDAVSHAVLPGVVLAYVVGAPFALGALVFGFLAVALIGLIRGTSRVKEDAAIGIVFTTLFALGLVLISVTPSQTDLNHIIFGNILGISTADLVQIAILATVAFVVLIAKRRDLTLYAFDPAHAFAIGLSPRMLGALLLGLLALTAVVALQVAGVILVVAMLIIPGATAYLLTDRFGAMLVLAPVIAAASSVLGIYLSYWLDAASGGLVVVVQGAVFALVYLFSPRQGVLARALSGRRRATAAGMARG, from the coding sequence ATGAGCGCGATCGATCTGCTCCTGGAGCCGCTGCAGTACGAGTTCATGGTGCGCGCGCTGGTGACCACCGTGATCGCCGCCGTGGTGTGCGCCGTGCTGTCGTGCTGGCTGGTGCTGATCGGCTGGTCGCTGATGGGGGATGCCGTGTCGCACGCCGTGCTGCCCGGGGTGGTGCTGGCGTACGTCGTGGGCGCGCCGTTCGCGCTCGGCGCGCTCGTGTTCGGCTTCCTCGCGGTCGCCCTGATCGGCCTCATCCGGGGCACCAGCCGGGTGAAGGAGGACGCCGCGATCGGCATCGTGTTCACGACGCTGTTCGCGCTGGGCCTGGTGCTCATCTCGGTGACGCCCAGCCAGACCGACCTGAACCACATCATCTTCGGCAACATCCTCGGCATCTCCACGGCCGATCTGGTGCAGATCGCGATCCTCGCCACCGTGGCCTTCGTGGTGCTCATCGCCAAGCGGCGCGACCTCACGCTCTACGCCTTCGACCCGGCGCACGCGTTCGCGATCGGCCTGTCGCCGCGGATGCTCGGCGCGCTCCTGCTCGGCCTGCTCGCCCTGACCGCCGTCGTCGCGCTGCAGGTGGCCGGGGTGATCCTGGTCGTGGCGATGCTGATCATCCCTGGCGCGACCGCCTACCTGCTCACCGACCGCTTCGGCGCGATGCTCGTCCTCGCCCCGGTGATCGCCGCCGCGTCGTCGGTGCTGGGCATCTACCTCAGCTACTGGCTCGACGCGGCATCCGGCGGACTGGTGGTTGTGGTGCAGGGCGCCGTCTTCGCGCTCGTGTATCTGTTCAGCCCCCGTCAGGGCGTGCTCGCCCGGGCGCTGAGCGGCCGGCGCCGGGCGACGGCCGCCGGGATGGCCCGCGGGTAG
- a CDS encoding response regulator: protein MTAQTPIRVLLVDDHAMLRAGFRTILDAQPDITVVGEAATGAEAVATAAQLRPDVITMDVQMPDMDGLEATRRIVADPAVSSAIAVVTTFDRDEYLFQALEAGASGFLLKNAGPEELIAAVRALAAGDGMLAPEVTRRVLTRFASSSGRGAPAHISTASAGPASAVRASASGASGVLAEPLTEREAEVLQLMSDARSNAEIASALFIGEATVKTHVSRILQKLGARDRVQAVVLAHRHGLA from the coding sequence ATGACCGCGCAGACCCCGATCCGCGTGCTGCTGGTGGACGATCACGCCATGCTCCGGGCCGGATTCCGGACCATCCTCGACGCGCAGCCCGACATCACCGTCGTGGGCGAGGCGGCCACCGGCGCGGAGGCGGTCGCCACGGCCGCGCAGCTGCGCCCGGACGTCATCACGATGGACGTGCAGATGCCGGACATGGACGGCCTCGAGGCGACGCGGCGGATCGTCGCCGACCCGGCGGTGTCCTCCGCGATCGCGGTGGTGACCACCTTCGACCGCGACGAGTACCTGTTCCAGGCGCTCGAGGCGGGGGCGAGCGGATTCCTGCTGAAGAACGCGGGCCCGGAGGAGCTCATCGCCGCGGTCCGCGCACTCGCGGCCGGCGACGGGATGCTGGCGCCCGAGGTGACCCGCCGCGTGCTCACCCGGTTCGCGTCATCGTCCGGGCGCGGAGCGCCGGCGCACATCTCGACGGCATCCGCCGGCCCGGCATCCGCCGTCCGAGCCTCCGCGTCCGGGGCATCCGGAGTCCTCGCCGAGCCGCTCACGGAGCGCGAGGCGGAGGTGCTGCAGCTGATGTCGGACGCCCGCAGCAACGCCGAGATCGCCTCCGCGCTGTTCATCGGCGAGGCGACCGTGAAGACGCACGTGTCCCGCATCCTGCAGAAGCTCGGCGCGCGGGATCGCGTGCAGGCCGTGGTGCTCGCGCACCGTCACGGCCTCGCCTGA
- a CDS encoding ROK family protein — MTRYALAVDVGGTKLEAALVADDGTLVEGSRTRRPTGRSATPASLDAAVAEAVAHALAARPADAEIAGAGIGSAGPVDREAGTISPVNMPDARGYGLAAAVRRAASAVLGHDLPAVLGHDGGALALAESWLGATRGARASLSIVVSTGVGGGFVLGGAYAPGASGNAGHLGQVRREGGLTLEEIASGPASVAWARTQGWQGATGEDLAMDAAAGVAVARAAIERSAKAVGEALADAATLVDLDVIAVGGGFSRVSDDYVELVQRALTASAVHDYSRRARVVRSGLGDEGPLIGAAALALR, encoded by the coding sequence ATGACCCGGTACGCGCTCGCCGTCGACGTCGGCGGCACCAAGCTCGAGGCGGCCCTCGTCGCCGACGACGGCACCCTCGTCGAGGGCAGCCGCACCCGCCGTCCCACCGGCCGCAGCGCCACACCGGCATCCCTCGACGCCGCCGTCGCCGAGGCCGTCGCGCACGCGCTCGCCGCACGCCCCGCGGATGCCGAGATCGCCGGCGCCGGCATCGGCAGCGCCGGCCCCGTCGACCGCGAGGCCGGCACCATCAGCCCGGTGAACATGCCGGATGCCCGCGGCTACGGCCTCGCCGCAGCGGTGCGCCGCGCGGCATCCGCCGTCCTCGGCCACGACCTGCCCGCCGTGCTGGGCCACGACGGCGGCGCGCTCGCCCTCGCCGAGTCCTGGCTCGGCGCGACCCGCGGCGCCCGCGCCTCGCTCTCGATCGTCGTCTCCACCGGGGTCGGCGGCGGATTCGTGCTCGGCGGCGCCTACGCCCCCGGTGCGTCCGGCAACGCCGGCCACCTCGGCCAGGTCCGCCGCGAGGGCGGGCTCACGCTCGAGGAGATCGCCTCGGGCCCGGCATCCGTCGCGTGGGCGCGCACCCAGGGCTGGCAGGGCGCCACCGGCGAGGACCTCGCCATGGACGCCGCCGCGGGCGTCGCCGTCGCCCGCGCCGCGATCGAGCGCTCGGCCAAAGCCGTCGGCGAGGCGCTGGCGGATGCGGCGACCCTCGTCGACCTGGACGTGATCGCGGTCGGCGGCGGATTCTCCCGCGTCTCGGACGACTACGTCGAGCTCGTGCAGCGGGCGCTGACCGCATCCGCCGTGCACGACTACTCCCGGCGCGCGCGCGTGGTGCGCTCCGGCCTCGGCGACGAGGGCCCCCTGATCGGCGCCGCCGCGCTCGCCCTGCGCTGA